TAATTACATTAACTGTCCCATCTTTCTGAACTTTCATATCTTTAGTCAGTCAAGGGAAATTGTAAGCTCAGGTTGGTAGCGTTCAATGAGATAATATGTCAAGAAAAGCGCAGTTATATCTTTCTCTATATGATTCTTGCTTAAGCTTGGAGACACATGCATGTCTCATGAGAAATTAAACGTCAGTGATGATCACCTTTGGTTGAGGCCTTTCTACTTCACAGCCACCTCTcttattcattaaaatatataatgttAAGTGCTCATATCTTAATGTCCTCTTTGCAGGATCTGATTCCTCCTTCGTACCTGGATGAACTATCTCTGTTGCAGGACCGAATAGCTCCATTTTCTACTAATGTTGCTTTCAACATGATAGAACAAGAGCTTAAGGTTCCCATTGATGAGCTATTTTCGGAGATTTCACCAGAGCCTGTAGCAGCAGCTTCCCTAGGGCAGGTTTGCCCTCGTACTTGCTTATATCTGGTGTCATTTAGGATGCATATTGTTAAAACCATCGATTTTTCTTCCTTAATGTGTATCCTCTCTATTTATCTTGGACTACCTTACCTTAATGTGGCTGATTACTAGTACTCTTAAGAGCATCCAGTTTCTTTAATCAAAACACGAGCAAGGTTAGTTGTGAGGATAAAATCATGTTCATACtcatctctatctctctctctctctctctctctctctctgtgctccATAGGTTTATCAGGCAAGGCTTCGACACAGTGGAAAGGTTGTTGCTGTGAAGGTACAGCGGCCCGGAGTACAAGCTGCTATTGGCTTGGACATTTTGATCTTACGATATTTAGCTGGACTGCTTAGGAAAGTTCGCCAGTTAAATACTGATCTTCCAGTAAGGAGCTATCTCTAACTAGGATGAATTCTTTTTTGCATGAACTGTAGAAAGGTACCaaagttttatttccttttaagATATTTCCATGTCAGACATTAGATTGGATGGCCTGTGTCTGGCAACCATTTGTCCCAAAAAACTTGTTGGCTTATAGTGTACACAAGCACATTTCTAATGCTTATCTACGCATATTATGATGACCTTATGACCTAGGTAAGATTCGAACTTATGACAGGTGCTCTAGTAGGAGGTCATGCAAGTATTTTTCCTACCTAAAAGCTTAGCTGTTTGGAAATGGTCCAGTACTGTAAAGCTTATTTCTTAACATCTTGAATTGAATGAGAGAATTTGTTGGATAGCAGCATTTATTTATCCCATTACTACTCATTTTAGCATCCAACAGAGATACTTGTGGTCAGTAACTATGCGTTACCTGCAGGCAGTTGTTGATGAGTGGGCATCAAGTCTTTTTCGGGTATGCTTCATTCTAATTGTTGTATTGTATTAGCTGTTTAAGGTTGCCCATGACAAGATACATAATAATGTGCTTTGTTGTGACCAAATGTTAAAGATGAAAGTCGTTGAATTGGTAAACTTTTCTTGGAttctttttaaacttttgatcACACTCtgctgtattttttttttttattggtttttcCCTCTAGTTTTGGCACTATATTTTCATATCCCAACCATCATAGTTGAACTTGCTGGGGGTTGTATTGTAGTCTCTTATCTGTTTAGGTTCTATAGGAGTGATAGGCACAGATTTCAAGAGAAGAAGGGAAAGTTAGAGAAACAAAACAGAGAGATGAACCAGTTGATGTGGACCAGTCATGAATCTGGTTCTTACCAGTCTGGTTGTGACATTAATGTCAAAAGTACCAGAATAGTTTAAATCCGCATTTATGCCTTGATAACTTCACCTGTAATGtaccaaatgaaaaaaataaatcgacTTGTGCAAATTTGTCCTGTTGGAAACAGAATGATAGAGACAACATTCTCAAAAATAGTTCCTCTTGTTGTTGAACCAAAATAGGTGTTAGATGCTGTTTCTCAGCCCCACCAACTCCCTCAaggtgataatttttaatagaacCATTTTCTGTGGCCGTTTGAATGGTGCTTTTGGTACCTTCATTGTGTCTGGTAGATGACTAAGTCTACATGTGTTAAGCTCCCAACTCTTTTGGTTCTCCAAGAGAAATTCTTAGAGCTTCTTATTGAATACAGGTAATCCATTAAATGCAGGAGATGGACTACCAGAAAGAAGCAAATAATGGAATCAAATTCAGGTAAGTGATCTGCACAATGATTTGGACTTAAATATCTGAAGGCCTGAGTAATAGGGTTTGTGACATATGTTTGTGACTTAGATTCCTGTTTGAGCAACACTCATTGCTATTCAAAGAAgttgtttttataatttgctTTGTTGAGCTGAAGAGTAACCTTGGAGTATATCACCTCGCAGATTCAtgttttaacatgcaaaaggaCTTTTGAATAGTATATCAGACAAGTCCAAGACTTGTATGTTGATGTCTTTAAATCTCACTTGTACCTGGGCATGGCATATTCTTAGTTGACTTTTTATCAGCAATTGGGAGTTTGATGGAGAGGCCTAAGTTGGTAACTGGTTGCGAAGAGGCCTGCCACATTGAAATTCTACTTCCCCACCATTATATATGTATCCTACCGACTTGGATATCTAGCCATGGATATAGGATTAGTCTAGTCTAAATTTTCTTAAGCTCTTCTTTGTGGGATTATATATCTTCTAATGGCAAGTATCTTATGATTTACCATTGTTGCACCAAATGATGTCACGATACCTTTCTCCTGCTCCTACTCAtcattccttttttgtttaaatttcctCTAATATAATACTTCCACAAGTCATTTTATCAGATATTAGTGTACCATATAAATTTAAGTGAATGAAGTGATTCGACTGATATACATTTTACTTTGATATGATGGTGCAATTATATTGTtacataaaattgaaaattccttAAGCAGACTTGGTTTGGTGTGGCTCTCTTGAATGTATTGCTATTGACTTTTATTAATGTGGCACCTAATGACTTTCCATTACATTTTCTGGCAGGCAGCTTTATGGAGGTTTGCCGGATGTTGTAGTTCCAGAGATGTATGTAGAGCACACAACTCGGAGGGTCTTGACAATGGAGTGGATAGAGGTAGAATTTATACTCCGTGCTATCTTCTTGTTAGAATATAACTGTCATGTTAAAGTTTACTTGCTTTATCCTTAATTATGATGATTTCTACTTTGGCCGCATCTTATTGATGAGATATGGACACATTCAAGTTTTTGAGTTGGGTACATATGTATGACTAATGTTTACTTCTCCTGTGGTGATGACGCCTTGTTGCACCCTTAAAACTTTGGGTTTGCATCATTGTAAGTAATGTATGtcacttccacatgtgcatgCCACCAATCTTGTTAACAGATACACATTGCTAATTTGCTCATCCGTTATTGAGGGATGCATCCAAATTCcattcaaatatataatttgaatgCAACCTGGATATTCCAGAAAAATCATCTCTCAGGTTATTGTGTTTATGGTTGGTCTCTACTAATCTCATGGAGAGTGAAAAAGCGGGAGGGGGAGACAAACAATGTTACACATACATCTTCCTCAAACAGCAAATACTGCCTCATTGGTTAATATAAAGTAGAACTTtcacattcttttttatttatttattttggtctggcacattctttattatttattgatcAACATAAGTGGGAAATTTGTTGAGAGATAAAAAAACTGAATTGAAGGCTTGGTTAGGTCAGATGTGACCCCAAgctatttatttatgataaagcCAAGAGGCCACAATTATAATATCACCCTTAGTGCCaccatatataaaataataaatgaagttGACAAATATGCTCCCATTGGCCAAATACTCTCAACAAAGTCGACAGTCACTGGAGTTGCTTGAGCTTTGCAGAAGTCCTTTATAAGATCTTTCATTTGAACATGGCAGGTTTTCTTCTTTAGTTTGCTTATGCTTTTGTTTTCATCCTTCGCCTGTTGCAGGGACAAAAGTTGTCTGAAGTTAAGGATCTCTACTTAGTTGAGGTCACTTCTTTAACTACAAAAGTGTTGATATTGTTTGACGATGAGTGATTTACACTACTTGAGGTCTTGGGCTTAATACTAATGggacattttcatgtttttaacAGGTTGGAGTTTACTGCTCATTCAATCAACTTTTGGAATATGGGTTCTACCATGCTGATCCCCACCCTGGCAATCTTTTTCGGACATATGATGGGAAACTAGCTTATTTAGGTATATGCTTTGAACAATATATAATGCCAATCgataatcttttgcatgtatTACCCTGGCTATAAAATGAAATGTATGAGgttattatataaaattttggtGGATTAGGcttattcacaaaaaaaaaaaaaaaaaaaatggtaagaTAGGAGGTATAAGAGAATGAGTAGTTACCAATTTTTTCATGAGAGTCATTCTTGTGAACATGCCGGGGCTAATTTTTCGTAACTTTAATGGCTTTGTTTGCATTGGCAACATCATGCATCACTTAATTGTGTTGTTTTTTGGTAGCTACCATATATGCCTTCGATTGATCTATTTCTCAGGAGATTCATAACATCATCATTATGTTTGTCACTAAATTATGCAATAATCTCTGCCAAATGTGAAAAATGTGGGTTAATCTCAAAACATATATGTGCATTGTTTGTTTTCAATTGACTGAGtggaatttaatatttttttccaacCAGATTTCGGTATGATGGGTGAATTTGAACAGGAATTACGTGATGGATTTATTGAAGCCTGTCTCCATCTTGTAAATCGTGATTTTGTTGCACTAAGCAAGGACTTTGTTACTCTTGGGTATGATTAGCATTACCTCTTCCCTACCAAGACAAGAATAACTATTGCTTTCCTCTTCAATTTCTCATATAGTAGTTTGTCTAACCTTCTTAAATTCTGGGGATGTACAATTACAACATTCACAGGCTTCTTCCACCTACTGCAGACAAGGAAGCTGTCACAAATGCCTTAACAGGTGAGACGTCGTGATTTTCCACTTGGAGAGATCCATTTTATTCACTCTCATATTCACTTCTTTCtaggtgttttccaaaatgctgTTGCTAGGGGAGTCCGCAACGTAAGTTTTGGTGACCTCTTGGGGAACCTCGGAACCACCATGTAAGCTCATTCCCACCACCTTGAGTTAGAACTGAGATTTTCATCTCACATACACATTCCGGTTGACAGGTGTAGTAGTGTATCAGAGATTTGGGGCCACTAAATTCAGTGGTGGAGGAATCTTAGAAAAAAGGATAGGGTTTGAAATATAGATTATGCCAAGACCTATTCATTTTAGATGACTATCATGAAGGATGGATCATATCTGGAATCAATTCAGGAGAacgttggaaaaaaaaaattgtgagagAAACAAGGATAGCATTAACCATTTGACATCATATACCATGCTTTACCATCATATACAGAGGAGTTGTAGAGGAGGTCAATTATTCATGGTACTTCACACTTTAGAAGCTGAGACCATTTCTTGAATGATTCTTCTGTTCATGACCAGCTGCTTATCCTCGTCTTCTAAATGTTATGGTGTCAGTGCACATTTCACATGTTTAACAAATTAGATGCTGGAACAATCGATAATCTGGTGCTGTATAATTTCCTTGAAGATCATCATAGCTTATCTTTTACTTTCACATCTATGCCAACAAGAATTAAGAAGCAGTTAGATTGATAGGAAATTTATCATCTCATGcatgtaaattttttgtacttAGTTGTGAAGTTTCTAAATGAGACTGATGTCCTTCAATTTATCATTCATGACAGGTACAAATTCAAGTTTCAAATACCTTCATACTTTTCTCTTGTCATCAGAAGGTAATCATGCAATGGTGGTGGAATCTTTTGTCTGGTTTCCTGCATGGTTAGACTTTTGCGAGAATTGAAGATGCTTCCATTTGACTACTTGTGTTGTTAAGATTAACAACTGTGCGAATTCTCTGCATAATTTGCTTCTTCCAGCCTTGCTGTATTGGAGGGAATTGCAATTGGCCTCAACCCAGATTATAAAGTTTTGGGCAGCACTTACCCATGGATTGCCAGAAAAGTTTTATCTGACAGCTCACCCAAGCTGAAGTCCTCTTTGCAGGCTCTTCTTTATGAGGTAACTATGTAAGACTTGTCCTTGGAATTTGGATATGAGAAGGTGCTAGTATGTGTGATGTGAGAGGAAATCCTAATGCCAACAATTCGTTCTTGCAGGATGGTTCTTTTCGAGTCGATCGCCTGGAATCTCTTCTAACTGAGGCAAGcacttttccctctctttcctcagCTCCTTTCTGTTTTGATTAGAGGTCTTTTGCCTATATTCTCTGAGTCTTGTGCATTGCCTTCCTTTATCACTTGTAGAGGTGTAACATCTAGCAACTGTAAGATAATTTAATAGGCAGTTGGTCATAATTTAGAGATCACTGCCGAAATTACAGTAATTGTATTTTTCATTCTGAAACTGGCTCTTCTCTCAATCTTTAACAGTTTATGTCTATATCTTGTATGTTCTTGTTTCACAGTCTCTTCGTGCCAGAACAGAGAAGGCCTTAATTAAAAGGCAGGTAGAAGGAAATGATTCTAGAATGGTTGTCAAGCAAATTCTCTCTTTTACATTAACTGAAAAGGTATAATCCAGCGTTTTCCATCACATATCTCTGTCTTTGGCCTGAAGAGCATTTATTCTCCTCCAACTGgtttatttgatcaatttggcAGGGTAGTTTTGTTAGGGAAATAATGCTTGAAGAGTTCTCTAAGGTTAGTTTCTAAGTCATCTATTTCCCTTTTTCCTGTTATGTTGAAAAGACAAGCAAGATGATGTTTTAGTTCTACTTAATTTACGAACCTTAACTGTTCATGGAACTGATAGTGATACTAAAGTCCTCATCCAAAATTCGTAGATTCTGCATCTAAATCAAAAATGTAACATCTTTTCTCGGAGCAGACAGCTGGAAGACAGTGTTTGAACTTTTTGTGGTATAAAACTTACAAGATTTAGGTGATCCTGGGTCTCATAGTTGACATGAGGCCTGGAGACTCAATGCCTAGAGTATGACATCCTTTTGGAGTTTGGGATTAACTTTTCAGATACAGAATGGTATTTTTTCGTTGTAAAGAGAATTGCGATATGATTAGGCTCTAGATAGAGCATGCTGTTTTTATGCTCAGTTTTAACACAGAATTGCTTTAGTAGCATGATTATGTTTTGTCCTATCGAATGCTGCTGGGAGGGGCCGAGCTTAGTTTTGAGACACATCCTTGTTTTCGTCTTTTTAGATTCTTAAAATCTACCTTCAAGAGCTTTCTTTATTCCTTTCTTTAGGCACAGGTTCTCTCCATTGAACTTTTTTGTGAACCTTATGTAGCCAAAGGTGAACCatcttaaataatttttttttttttttttgggtactcgcattttcttcatctcacgtgcttaaaaaatttctttaactttttttcattctcattcatcaaaaTAGAGCTTAAACACTCCACATAAATTCTCAGCTCATCAAGTTTGATGGATGTGGCCAATGTCATTGCTCTGTCTCTTTGTTCTGATTAAAAACCAAGTTGTTCCCAAAATGAAAAGTCAAGTACATCTGTTGGTGTAATTCTACATAGTTCATTGAAAAATTTGTTGAACCAAATTATTCAATATTTATTACTGGGAATACGTAACTTCTATGAATCTACCACAAATTTTTGACTTGTATCAAGTAAGGACAAATATTGTAAGGAGACATAAAGTTTGTAAGGACTCTTATCTTACATTGTGTAGGTACATTATTTTGTGTTCATGTATACCTCATAAACAAACACATTCATTATGTACAATGATTTGCTTCTATGATATTCAAAAGGGGGATTTCTAgcagaaaaaaaggggagataTGAATAATTGCCATAGGGCATGTTGCCCTTTAACTGGCCCAGCAAAAATTATAGCTACACTTGTCTCATAACTTTATCTTCTGTTCTTCAAGAGATTTATCCTGTTGTGAGGAGCATAAAAGGCTTAGACCACTTTATTGTCATGTTTTGCTTCTCCCCTTCTAGACAGTTTATATCTAGAAACAGCTGGATGAATTGGAGTTGCCTTTCAACGAAATGCCTCTCTGGAAGCTGAGAAATAaatgttaattaattattgatgatgatgatgatgatgatggtgattaGATAGAATTATTTGGTAGCATATAATAGTGAATCAAATGCCACACTGCCTAATATACTAGTGGTTGAGTGCAGGGCGTGGATGCACTTGGTCTAGCTACCATTGATTCTTTAACTTCTGCAGCAGTATCATACATACCATTTGGCACATCATTTTCCTTCTCCGCTTTGACTGATGAAGACATAACAAATTTGAAAACATTTCGCCGTCttttgctgttgttgttgggATTTCCAAGTAATGAAAACTTGAGTCAGGTAAATGCTTACACATTCTACAGTCTATACTGGAATTGACAGTGAAATTCGATGATTTTTAGTGAGCAGAGAAGTATCCATTATCTGATTGGTCAGGAActaaatattaacaaatgttacTACTTTATCTCTTTGTCTGCAACTAAATATCGACGAGCAGTTCATGTGTTGGGCATAATATCTAATTTTTGCTGCAGTAATGTTGGAAGTTAAAAGGTTCAGAACATTCTTAATGTGCATAAAAGTTGACAAGAAAGTTATCTGAACCTTGTATTTGAATTCCTACCAGtgttttttgttctctttcttttgttagttgaacaaaataaaacctCTCTCTTAATGGGTTTTCATCTTGTAGGGGCTTAATGGAGAATCCGGAACCAAGGTTGACAAGAGATACTTGGAGGAAGCATCATTAGCACTGGATCAGATTTcttctttgcaagaaattctcCCACTCCTTTCTGTTATTTCTGAGGTGAGAAATGGGCATTTGGAGCAGACATGCTTATGTAACTACATGTGCTCTTCATTGAATCCATACAGTTCCCTATTTGAATTTACCTACTATTAGTTCGCAATCACCCATTCAGATTAGGGTTAAGGAATAGTAAGCATTGATTTGGGCTTCTACCTCGATACCCTTGGACATCAAAAAGGACTTCTCTTCCCCTTCAGGAGTGTGAAAGTCATTGGCTTTTTCATGACAAGCATTGCATTAATTGCCTAATAGCTACTAATCATATCGGTACAGGCATCAGAAGTGAGTTACGGAAAGACCATTCGTTTAGGAAAAGTATGCTGTATGAAAGTACAGGTTACCTTCGCGCAGAATGGAATGGCAGAATAGAATGGCGGTGGATTTTAGAGCAATAGAAAACTTTTTAAACTTCCATTTCTTTTACATCTCATGTTTTATTATGTTTTGCTGTCAGCAGTAGTTGTGATTTGCTCATAAAAGTCAGATCAAATTTCTGCAATTATTACTAATTTGATCTTGCACCATCATCCGGTAATCGCGGCTATagattcttgtttttgttctctttGGATAGGTAAGCTGTGTGGTCTTTGTATTGGTTGTTGATGATAGTACATGGTCCATTAGGAGTTTCTGTGCCTTTTCGTTTCGTATGTAAGCATGTATCACATGCCAATTAATTTGAAAGATAAGATGTCAAGGCTGTCTTGTGATAATGCATTTCTATCATGAATTACGTAATGCATACACTTTGGAGAATGCAGAATTTTGTCctacaaatcacatctttatcaACTGGTGCAAGGTGAACAGCTTTAGTATTTTGGCCATGAACGAGTGAAGGGCAAAATGTCTCTGTTCCTGTTTACCGTTTTATTGAATTTCCGATGCATCTTTATCAACATATGGAGTGTCAATGTGCTTACCTGCTGCTACATGTGAAAAATGTTGACAGCTCCCTCCAGAAGCGCAACAGCGGTTACTAAATCTACCAAGTGATTTAGCAGGGAGATTATTGTCCAGGGGTATTGCGAGGACTATTCGCAGGATCTTCTTATGATACAAGCAAAAAAATATTGTCAAAGAGGTAGCCACTGTTCAAATGCCCATCTCCTTTGGTTCTGTTCACCGGTATTTCAATAGACCAATAAAGTAACACTTCCGATTAGAATGGCGGATCGACAAGTTGAGCACAATCAGAATAATTCGAACGCCAGAACAACCCCTCCTTTGCAATTGAAGaatctccccctctctctgaCTTTTCTGTCTGTTGTCAACCTCATCATAAATTTCTTCCTGTGTGCGAACGTTGATGCTTGAAGTCGGTGAAACTTCGCCTATTTGACTTTTGATCACCAGACAAATCATGCACTAATTTGTCTTTTTAGGTGGAAATAGGTATTTCCCTTCCAATTTATGTCATTGGAGATGGACAGCCCATAGCATGCGCTGTACGGGTTAAGCTAGCGTgggtaaattttattattggCAATCATGGAGGAGTTGGAAGCACTTCAGGGGGTCGAGTATTGATCAAATTCAGTCTGTTGGCTCTCGATCTCTCCCGAAAAAGTTATTTAACATTCGTGCATTGACGTTTCTCGATTGACATCCAAGAAAGCCTTTGGCATGACTGATTCAAATGCAAGGATGACAAGGACTGCATAAATCTAGCAAATCAAAACTGAACTACAAATATGCTGACTAGATTCGTCTTCCGCGTTAAAATCGGAACGAATTGTCTTTTGCGAATTTCTGGCAAAATGCACGACGGTTTCACGGTCGAGAAATCATGGTCTGGTTCAGCAGAGAATGTTATTCCTCCTAAATTTGTATATCTGGTAAGTGCATTCAACTACAAAGCGGGCCACCCGGCATT
The window above is part of the Eucalyptus grandis isolate ANBG69807.140 chromosome 6, ASM1654582v1, whole genome shotgun sequence genome. Proteins encoded here:
- the LOC104451956 gene encoding uncharacterized aarF domain-containing protein kinase At1g71810, chloroplastic; the protein is MALHLPPPPPPLRLVLPAGPGRGRGLGLGLGLGLGPCIPARFPRARRSDRRPAAAAPRDGVDAFTEKSGYLFELSTTEADSLTDYDVAKIASVFRRRPLVLLRRLLQTATSFGWWFASRYLDGLMERSDQMFEVRAEELRNILVELGPAYIKVAQAVSSRPDLIPPSYLDELSLLQDRIAPFSTNVAFNMIEQELKVPIDELFSEISPEPVAAASLGQVYQARLRHSGKVVAVKVQRPGVQAAIGLDILILRYLAGLLRKVRQLNTDLPAVVDEWASSLFREMDYQKEANNGIKFRQLYGGLPDVVVPEMYVEHTTRRVLTMEWIEGQKLSEVKDLYLVEVGVYCSFNQLLEYGFYHADPHPGNLFRTYDGKLAYLDFGMMGEFEQELRDGFIEACLHLVNRDFVALSKDFVTLGLLPPTADKEAVTNALTGVFQNAVARGVRNVSFGDLLGNLGTTMYKFKFQIPSYFSLVIRSLAVLEGIAIGLNPDYKVLGSTYPWIARKVLSDSSPKLKSSLQALLYEDGSFRVDRLESLLTESLRARTEKALIKRQVEGNDSRMVVKQILSFTLTEKGSFVREIMLEEFSKGVDALGLATIDSLTSAAVSYIPFGTSFSFSALTDEDITNLKTFRRLLLLLLGFPSNENLSQGLNGESGTKVDKRYLEEASLALDQISSLQEILPLLSVISELPPEAQQRLLNLPSDLAGRLLSRGIARTIRRIFL